Proteins encoded by one window of Lutibacter sp. A64:
- the cas2 gene encoding CRISPR-associated endonuclease Cas2 gives MTRFSRYNQYRIMWVLVFFDLPTETKKERRAASLFRKQLLNDGFTMFQFSIYMRHCPSRENADVHTKRVKRNLPKLGKVGILQITDKQFGMMELFLAQKITEIEQPTQQLELF, from the coding sequence ATGACACGTTTCTCACGATACAACCAATATAGAATTATGTGGGTATTGGTTTTTTTTGATTTACCTACGGAAACAAAAAAGGAGCGCAGAGCTGCTTCATTATTTAGAAAACAATTACTAAATGATGGTTTTACAATGTTTCAATTTTCCATTTATATGAGGCATTGTCCTAGTAGAGAAAATGCAGATGTACATACAAAAAGAGTAAAAAGAAACTTACCTAAATTAGGAAAAGTAGGAATTTTACAAATTACCGATAAACAATTTGGAATGATGGAGTTGTTTTTAGCTCAAAAAATAACTGAAATAGAACAACCAACACAACAGTTAGAATTGTTTTAG